TGATTGGCGCGCGGCCTTTCTTGCCGATCAGGTAGAACTGCACGTCCTTGCCTTCTGCGATCAGGCGCTTTGCCTGTGCCTTGGCTTCCTTGACGATGTTCGAATTCAAACCGCCGCACAGGCCCTTGTCCGTGTTGACAACGACAAGCAGGTGCTTCTGGTTGGAACCAGTGCCAGCCAGCAGTTTGGGCGCGCTATCACCGCTTACCTTTGTGGCGAGCGAGGCCATGACCGATGCCAGCCGCTCTGCGTAAGGGCGTGCAGCTTCTGCAGCCGACTGCGCACGGCGCAGCTTGGCCGCAGCGACCATCTGCTTGGCCTTGGTGATCTTCTGAGTCGACTTGACCGACCCGATCCGATCCTTGAGTTCTTTAAGCGAGGCCATATCGGCTCCCTTTGTCTCTCTCTAAGGCTCAGGCGAACTGCTTGGCGAAGGCTTCAAGTGCCTTGACCGTGCGGTCCTTCACATCGTCTTCGAACTTCGTGCTCTCGCGGATATCCTTCAGGATGTCTGCATGTTCCGCACGGAAGAATGCCAGCATCTGCTCTTCGTAATCGGTCACGCGATCAACCGGAACAGAGTCGATAAAGCCATTGGTACCAGCGAAGATCGAGACGGTTTGCTCTTCGAACGGCAGCGGCGAGAACTGGGGTTGCTTAAGCAGCTCAGTCAGGCGCGCACCGCGGTTGAGCAGTTTCTGTGTCGACGCATCCAAGTCCGAACCGAACTGCGCAAAGGCCGCCATTTCGCGGTATTGGGCCAGGTCCAGCTTCATTGAACCTGAAACCTTCTTCATCGCCTTTGTCTGCGCGGCGCCGCCAACACGGCTAACCGAAAGACCAACGTTAATCGCCGGGCGGATACCCTGGAAGAACAGGTCGGTTTCAAGGAAGATCTGACCGTCGGTGATCGAGATCACGTTGGTAGGAATATAGGCCGATACGTCACCAGCCTGTGTTTCGATGATCGGCAAGGCGGTCAGCGAACCGTGACCGTTTTCCTTGTTCATCTTCGCAGCGCGCTCAAGCAGGCGGCTATGAAGATAGAAAACGTCACCCGGATAAGCTTCGCGACCCGGAGGACGACGCAGCAGCAGCGACATCTGGCGATAAGCCACAGCCTGTTTCGAAAGGTCGTCATATACGATCACAGCGTGCATGCCGTTATCACGGAAGAATTCACCCATCGCGCAGCCGGTGTAAGGCGCGAGATACTGAAGCGGCGCAGGCTCAGAAGCGGTCGCGGCGACAACAATGGAATACTCCATCGCGCCGTTTTCTTCGAGCTGCTTGACGATCTGAGCAACCGTCGAACGCTTCTGGCCGACAGCGACGTAGACGCAGTAGAGCTTCTTGCTCTCGTCCTTGCTCTTGTTGACTTCCTTCTGGTTGATGAAGGTATCGATTGCGACTGCGGTTTTGCCGGTCTGGCGGTCACCGATGATCAGTTCGCGCTGGCCGCGGCCAACCGGTACGAGTGCGTCGATGGCCTTCAGACCCGACTGCACAGGCTCAGACACTGATTCGCGCGGGATGATGCCCGGTGCCTTAACTTCAACACGCTTGCGCTCTGCAGCTTCGATCGGGCCTTTGCCGTCGATCGGGTTGCCCAGTGCGTCAACAACGCGGCCCAACAGACCCTTGCCAACCGGAACGTCCACGATGGTTCCGGTACGCTTGACGCTGTCGCCTTCTTTAATCTCGGCGTCAGAGCCGAAGATGACGACGCCGACGTTGTCAGCTTCAAGGTTCAGAGCCATACCCTGAACGCCATTGGCAAATTCAACCATCTCACCGGCCTGAACCTTGTCGAGGCCGTGGATACGGGCGATGCCGTCACCAACGGAGAGAACAGAGCCCACTTCACTGACTTCAGCTTCAGTGCCGAAATTGGCGATCTGGTCTTTGATGACCTTGGAGATTTCTGCGGCGCGGATTTCCATGTCTTTAGTCCTTTAGGCCTTCATTGCCTGGGCGAGGGAATTCAAACGGGTGCGGATCGAGCCATCAATGCGCTGTGATCCGATGGTGACGACGAGGCCGCCCAGAAGATCCGGGTCAACACTCGAGTTAATCTTGACTGTCCGGCCCTGCCGAGCGGTCAGTTTATCTTTCAGCGCTGCGATCTGCTCATCGCTAAGAGCGTGCGCGCTGGTGACATCTGCTGTGACTTCGCCGCGTTGGGCCGCTGCGATCATCTGGAACGCGCGGATCATATCGCCGAGCGAAGACAGTCGGCGATTAGCGGCAAGAACACCGAGAAAATTCTTTGTCAGCTCACTTACACCCAGATGGTCAGCAACAGCTGCAATCGCACCGCCTTGTGCCGAACGGCTCAGTTCAGGGTTAGTGGTGACTGCCTGCAACTCAGCCGATTCGGCGAGCGCATCGGACAGATTCTGAAGGTCAGTTTCGACGGCCGTCACGGTCCCGCCTTCAGAAGCGAGATCGAACAGTGCAGAAGCATAACGCCCTGCTAGGCTGGCCTGTATACCGGCGGAAATATCCACGCGCTGGATGTCCTCTTGGATCTGCGAGAATAACGATGCATCGCTTAAACCGTTCCGGGCACGTTTGGGGGCACCCCGGCAAAGCTGGCGCGCGCCTAGCACTGAGGATGCTGTGATGCAACCCGATTACAGGGGATTCTCTGGACTCATTTCGCAGCTTGGGTAAAATCAATGCGAGAGGCCGCCTAATTGGCCGGGAGAGGACAAATGAAAATGACCCCTATGGCCCCCAAATGCGGGGTCGAGATAACGGGCGTTGAACTCGCAAATTGCAGCGATTCTGAAATGGATGCGATCAAGCAAGCCATTTATGAGCACGGTGTTGCCGTATTTCGTGATCAGGAGTTCACCCCGGAGGATCACATCCGTTTCGGTAAGCGTTGGGGCGGAATCGACATCAACAATTATTTCCCGCTTCAGGAAGAGTATGGCGAGATCGCCATCGTCAAGAAAGAAGCGAACGAGCAAACCAATATTGGCGGTGCGTGGCACACTGACCATTCCTATGACCAGATCCCGGCGATGGGCTCGGTACTGGTCGCCCGTGAGCTGCCCCCGAGTGGCGGCGATACCGAGTGGGCGCACATGGGTGCGGCCTATGATGCGCTGCCCGATGATCTGAAAGCGGAAATCGAAGGCCTGGAAGCGTTCCACACGGCAGACCACGTATATAAGGCCGATGGTCTTTATGCGCAGACCGATATGGGCAAGAATTTGCGCGGACAGGATTTGAAGACCGGTGCGGTCCACCCGGTGGTAATCCGACATCCTCATACAGGGCGCAGATTGCTATATGTGAACAGCGCTTTCACGATCCACTTTGTCGGACAGACGCGTGAGGAAAGCTTGCCGTTGCTGGAAAAGCTCTACGCCGCTGCGCTGACAGGCGACAATCAGTGCCGCTTGCAATGGAAGCCAGGAACGATTGCGATCTGGGACAATCGCACAACCTGGCACAATGCAATCAATGACTATCAGGGTTATCGCCGTGAGATGCACCGTATCACGCTTAGCGGAGAAGCTTTGGCGGCTTAGCCCTTCGCTTGATCAGGCCAGCTAAGGCTGATCCTGAGTACTTAATGGTGCCACGGGCGCGTTCTCTCGCGGGGCGCAGCTATAGACCAGCCGCTCGTTCGGGCGGTTTGGCAGCAGTGAGATCACGCTTTGCTGCTGCTCTCCCAGCACATTTGCTGCATCGCTGATACTGCAGGTTGGTGCTTCATACTGCGCACGGACATCGCGGGCCTGCGCCATATCATTGCGGCCGAGCAGATAGCGCTCGCTCAGGAATGTACGTGTGTCGGGGTCATAGCGATTGACCGACACGACTTCTTCGTCGTCTGGAACAAGCACGCGGGTCCATTCGCCGGCGTTGAGGCCATATTGCGTGCGCGTGTTGACGCATCCATCAGCGGCCCAGTCAAATTCAACATCATCGGTGCGCGCGCCAGTTACTCGACTGCGCTCTGGGACCAAAGTGCAAATCATCGTGCCTTCGCGCGCATTGGATGCAGTCTGCGGAGCATCACCATCACCGCCTTGATTGAGCGCAGTCTCCACCCGGCGATCAATCTCGTCGATACCCGGGCGGCTGATCCACAGAATAATCGCGCCCAGCAGCGAAACACCTGCTATCGCTGCAGCGAAAACAAAACGTCGCTCCATGCCTTCCTTGCCGCGCGAATTGACCGCGACATAGCCTGCCGCAATGGCAATCATCAGTAAGATCAGAGCCGCTGCCATCGCATTCTCACGCTCGCTTTGAACGGAAAGCTGCGCTTCCAATTGTGCGCGGTTGCGGCGATCGCGCAGTTCGGCTTCGCGCGCCTCAATACGTTCCCGCGCCTCCGCGCGTTGCTGTTCGATACGTGCTCGCTCGGATGCTTCGACCTCATCGATGCTGCGACACGGCAGCGCGTTGACGCTCGGTTCGATATCGTTTTCGCGAAGGAACGGCAGCAGTTCACGGATCGATACTGCGAAATAGAACTCGGCATCGGATCCATCGGAGTCCGCGCCGAAGCTGTTTACGCCCATGACCCGCCCGCAGCCATCTAGCAATGGCCCGCCAGAATTACCGCGCGCAA
The Altererythrobacter ishigakiensis genome window above contains:
- a CDS encoding TauD/TfdA dioxygenase family protein is translated as MKMTPMAPKCGVEITGVELANCSDSEMDAIKQAIYEHGVAVFRDQEFTPEDHIRFGKRWGGIDINNYFPLQEEYGEIAIVKKEANEQTNIGGAWHTDHSYDQIPAMGSVLVARELPPSGGDTEWAHMGAAYDALPDDLKAEIEGLEAFHTADHVYKADGLYAQTDMGKNLRGQDLKTGAVHPVVIRHPHTGRRLLYVNSAFTIHFVGQTREESLPLLEKLYAAALTGDNQCRLQWKPGTIAIWDNRTTWHNAINDYQGYRREMHRITLSGEALAA
- a CDS encoding S1C family serine protease — its product is MGRIITLFATLLALVTPHAALADSADIDAAARGVVRVVIVGSDGREVYPVSHGSGFAVSPTQIVTNAHVIREALQDDTLRIGVVPSEGDEAAYARAVSVSPRNDLALIEIIDNAMRLPPLTISGSLVGDMGEVSAVGYPMNVDRAQGLDIGDIFRAQPPVKSRGFLSGARPSRQFDTILHTAPIARGNSGGPLLDGCGRVMGVNSFGADSDGSDAEFYFAVSIRELLPFLRENDIEPSVNALPCRSIDEVEASERARIEQQRAEARERIEAREAELRDRRNRAQLEAQLSVQSERENAMAAALILLMIAIAAGYVAVNSRGKEGMERRFVFAAAIAGVSLLGAIILWISRPGIDEIDRRVETALNQGGDGDAPQTASNAREGTMICTLVPERSRVTGARTDDVEFDWAADGCVNTRTQYGLNAGEWTRVLVPDDEEVVSVNRYDPDTRTFLSERYLLGRNDMAQARDVRAQYEAPTCSISDAANVLGEQQQSVISLLPNRPNERLVYSCAPRENAPVAPLSTQDQP
- a CDS encoding F0F1 ATP synthase subunit delta, coding for MDISAGIQASLAGRYASALFDLASEGGTVTAVETDLQNLSDALAESAELQAVTTNPELSRSAQGGAIAAVADHLGVSELTKNFLGVLAANRRLSSLGDMIRAFQMIAAAQRGEVTADVTSAHALSDEQIAALKDKLTARQGRTVKINSSVDPDLLGGLVVTIGSQRIDGSIRTRLNSLAQAMKA
- the atpA gene encoding F0F1 ATP synthase subunit alpha; amino-acid sequence: MEIRAAEISKVIKDQIANFGTEAEVSEVGSVLSVGDGIARIHGLDKVQAGEMVEFANGVQGMALNLEADNVGVVIFGSDAEIKEGDSVKRTGTIVDVPVGKGLLGRVVDALGNPIDGKGPIEAAERKRVEVKAPGIIPRESVSEPVQSGLKAIDALVPVGRGQRELIIGDRQTGKTAVAIDTFINQKEVNKSKDESKKLYCVYVAVGQKRSTVAQIVKQLEENGAMEYSIVVAATASEPAPLQYLAPYTGCAMGEFFRDNGMHAVIVYDDLSKQAVAYRQMSLLLRRPPGREAYPGDVFYLHSRLLERAAKMNKENGHGSLTALPIIETQAGDVSAYIPTNVISITDGQIFLETDLFFQGIRPAINVGLSVSRVGGAAQTKAMKKVSGSMKLDLAQYREMAAFAQFGSDLDASTQKLLNRGARLTELLKQPQFSPLPFEEQTVSIFAGTNGFIDSVPVDRVTDYEEQMLAFFRAEHADILKDIRESTKFEDDVKDRTVKALEAFAKQFA